A genomic stretch from Pristiophorus japonicus isolate sPriJap1 chromosome 6, sPriJap1.hap1, whole genome shotgun sequence includes:
- the LOC139265297 gene encoding uncharacterized protein: MYQVFVHGIEGKTIPVHVANSESEFNAVTGRQMKRKLLANLPANAAREERMRALFANRQLADTDKLADNGIQNKSTILIVLRGGSG; this comes from the exons ATGTATCAAGTGTTCGTACATGGGATCGAAGGAAAAACAATCCCGGTCCACGTCGCCAACTCGGAATCCGAGTTTAATGCAGTGACTGGGCGACAAATGAAGAGGAAACTATTGGCGAATCTACCGGCGAACGCGG CCAGAGAAGAAAGGATGCGGGCGCTGTTTGCTAACCGGCAGCTGGCGGATACCGATAAACTAGCAGATAACGGGATTCAAAACAAATCGACCATTCTGATCGTGCTCCGGGGAGGGAGCGGCTGA